The genomic interval TATAACCATGAACTTTTCTGGCGTTCCTTGCGCTCACCCATAATGGGCAATACCCCATCAGGTGCATTGGCCACCCAGATCACAAAAGATCTTGGTTCCTTTGAAACCTTTCAACAAAAATTCGGCGATGCCGGAAAAAACCGCTTTGGCTCAGGCTGGGCCTGGTTGGTATGGACACCGGAGAAAAAACTGGTAGTAAGCTCTACGCCTAACCAGGATAATCCACTGATGGATCTGGCCGAAGTAAAGGGAACACCCGTATTGGGATTGGATGTATGGGAACATGCCTATTACCTAAAATACCAGAACCGCCGCCCGGATTATATCAATGCATGGTGGAGTGTGGTGAATTGGGAGTATGTGGGGAAAAGGTTTGATAGTTTATTATAAGGATTTTTCACCGCAGAGAACATGAGAACGCAGAGGTACGCAGAGATTTTTTATAAGCCTAAGGGCTAATTGCTAATACCTAAATTTCTCTGCGTTCTCATGTTCTCTGCGGTGAATCAAATATCAACATCTCTGTACGCCTTTATTAATTTTTCCTCTCCCTCCCTGCCTGGAAAGGCATTACCATGCTCCATGCCCAATATGCCTTTATACCCTTTATCAGCAATGTGTTTAAATACATTCTTATAATTGATCTCACCCGTAGTTGGCTCATTCCGTCCGGGGTTGTCGCCGATCTGGATATACCCGATCTCTTCCCAGGTCTTGTTGATATTCTGTATGATATTCCCTTCATTGCGTTGCATATGGTATATATCATAGAGAATTTTGCATGACGGGCTGTTCACCGCTTTACAGATCATATAGGTCTGATGTGAATGACGCAGGAACAGGTCCGCATTATCACTCAGTGGTTCCAGCACCATCACCAGTCCGGCGGGTTCAAGAATATCCGTGGCCATCCGTAAAGCCGAGATCACATTGGCTGTTTGCATATCATGCGATAAACTTCTGTCATAGTTTCCGGGCACCACTGTCATCCATTTGGCATTACAGCGCTTGGCCACTTCAATGGCTTCGCGGCAGTCCTTCTTCATAC from Chitinophagales bacterium carries:
- a CDS encoding superoxide dismutase, producing the protein MKNYNDPSRRKFLKNTGKAGIGAALGLSSLSTLAGSAPRVFSLDGEEIDFTQKPLGYAYNAIEPAVDAMTMEIHYTKHAAAYAKNLADAAKDEKVDISKTSVTQLLSGISKYSTKMRNNGGGHYNHELFWRSLRSPIMGNTPSGALATQITKDLGSFETFQQKFGDAGKNRFGSGWAWLVWTPEKKLVVSSTPNQDNPLMDLAEVKGTPVLGLDVWEHAYYLKYQNRRPDYINAWWSVVNWEYVGKRFDSLL
- a CDS encoding TIM barrel protein, which encodes MHRRNFIRSGLFTGTAVMTASQALAASNPGPQAADPVFHLDYAFHEGMFRNSAGNDFIDQIKWAHDRGFRSIEDNGMMARPVEEQKRIGDTLAKLGMRMGVFVITSDSWHWKTSLTTGKAEFIDRMKKDCREAIEVAKRCNAKWMTVVPGNYDRSLSHDMQTANVISALRMATDILEPAGLVMVLEPLSDNADLFLRHSHQTYMICKAVNSPSCKILYDIYHMQRNEGNIIQNINKTWEEIGYIQIGDNPGRNEPTTGEINYKNVFKHIADKGYKGILGMEHGNAFPGREGEEKLIKAYRDVDI